In the Malassezia vespertilionis chromosome 1, complete sequence genome, one interval contains:
- the NPL6 gene encoding chromatin structure-remodeling complex subunit RSC7 (EggNog:ENOG503NVPY; COG:S), with amino-acid sequence MHRSRRRTRREPSEEPVRRTRPRRTASVRVESEEEIQQDDSSDEYSEQESVPVPRRRRPTRAASPSSGSEAGADSTPAPDSDTVEVDGREYEIKDDQLALQPDPEGDKKVDAQGRLQGGRTYRVPTFTMPWSSDQERLYMLAIDVARALGFRDSAYFFRKHPLLHKISLSNEERERLATDRLAGTQLRVRNVTVVTARSVFQLVGARIVSRGRLVMDDYYESQARSEGHREGALVSMPSIEDILRAERRRESDRERERGRRKPDAATYTTIDPQGDAVVTTFGDAGHAPFERAGQWAQRRLALQRADITEENWMAAYARSAQSFNAELNEARRERLVAFPWFGTRSMAQAHVPPDEEGVAMQEDDEEHLLLDVRPPWERPTETHEARVAKQRAAKQRHQQQRRARQPVLGVYEPHTHMPQLAKETQAEHARMQKVDDTPHLDVPHGERARLATLDTFLVMPVAR; translated from the coding sequence AGAAATCCAGCAAGACGATAGCAGCGACGAGTACAGCGAGCAGGAGTcggtgcctgtgccgcggcgccgacgaccaacgcgcgcggcgtcgcccTCGTCGGGGAGCGAGGCAGGCGCAGACAGCACGCCTGCGCCAGACAGCGACACTGTCGAGGTTGATGGCCGCGAGTATGAGATAAAAGACGACCaactcgcgctgcagccagACCCCGAGGGCGACAAGAAAGTCGATGCGCAGGGCCGCTTGCAAGGCGGGCGCACCTACCGCGTCCCGACATTCACAATGCCGTGGAGCAGTGACCAAGAGCGACTGTACATGCTTGCGATCGATgttgcacgcgcgctcgGGTTCCGGGACAGCGCCTACTTTTTTCGCAAGCACCCTCTCTTGCACAAAATCTCGCTCTCCaacgaggagcgcgagcgcctcgccacCGATAGGCTTGCAGgcacgcagctgcgtgtgcgcaaCGTGACTGTGGTCACTGCACGCAGCGTGTTCCAGCTTGTGggcgcgcggatcgtgtCCCGGGGCCGACTTGTCATGGACGACTACTACGAGAGCCAAGCGCGGAGTGAAGGGCACCGCGAAGGCGCGCTTGTCAGCATGCCGTCTATAGAAGATAtactgcgcgccgagcggcggcgtgaGAGCGatcgcgagcgcgagcgcgggCGGCGGAAGCCCGACGCGGCAACGTATACCACGATCGATCCGCAAGGCGACGCCGTGGTGACGACGTTTGGCGATGCGGGCCACGCTCCGTTTGAGCGCGCCGGACAatgggcgcagcggagacttgcgctgcagcgtgcggatATCACCGAAGAGAACTGGATGGCCGCGtatgcacgcagcgcccaaTCGTTCAATGCAGAGCTcaacgaggcgcggcgcgagcgcctcgtcgcgtTTCCCTGGTtcggcacgcgcagcatggcCCAGGCACATGTGCCGCCCGACGAAGAGGGCGTGGCGATGCaggaggacgacgaggagcacTTGCTGCTCGATGTACGCCCGCCATGGGAGCGGCCGACAGAAACgcacgaagcgcgcgttgcaaagcagcgcgccgcgaaacAGCGGCaccagcagcagcggcgagcgcgccaGCCTGTGCTTGGTGTCTATGAGCCCCACACGCACATGccgcagctcgccaaggagACACAggcggagcatgcgcgcatgcagaAAGTAGACGATACGCCGCACCTCGATGTGCCGCATGGCGAGCGTGCTAGACTCGCGACTCTGGACACATTCTTGGTCATGCCTGTAGCGCGATAG
- a CDS encoding uncharacterized protein (EggNog:ENOG503PJZ7), giving the protein MHRAGRARLGVRDVRWYAAVAPARACTIAAESRSVRALMDACVGRGQWRVRQSVAHRLADLPLLDGAEAVRRMETALGARGVRQAQFLDWYNAMTRPTFAEAVPLLEKYAALPPFVLQRALTRVSSVAETTDAVRIAARHCAAYSVDNATRMYSNLLDTCLREQHAWHVAAPLTSLVLDAAHAWLNKKWHARPQEAQQLIQKMAAILLAGADDRARKAFVRVLSMARAHLPETAVWIEAQVLHPRHVRRRGERRATSSLLNVAVMQALLHDASPQHAQALIALGVRVAATHRDPAQAKAWFGALAHTAGAPTTAFLRALAHSHDGADIQRAWALFDTYAAAGAHHAAPLADWMLMLRAAAGDARISAAHALALVQLRTDDTPFEQMQAMAAQWHAPPDVQDRLCSSLVAHTAVLDGFLARNNVPMAYAVWDAMLRRNIAPDTVALVSLCKLHFRAGSPREALEAIVQWCQHGQQLPTKETGALVLDKAPQAAHGRRRRVTPSTYLANTILQGLLQHGAYRTLFHVWQTLVPVLHVRPDVASLDLLLAAAIAAGADQEQPYAYMARAMFRRALFIQHPALQTMSSMLDSPTQNWLLRGEQQLRRWERWLEDRFAHFFTRQQGMLETVEPVHVSFDARVMHRYSMLLLAMLQGRGASSDLPLAVVRDELFRIPRWMQALDLAPQRETQCLWFSAQDAMLPPGVAMRREKTPLYTGLAAWLGEEALPSAEEIGAWYRGCEGG; this is encoded by the coding sequence atgcaccgcgccggacgcgcgcgtctcggagtgcgcgacgtgcgatGGTACGCGGCGGTTGCGCCCGCAAGGGCGTGTACCATCGCTGCAGAGTCgcggagcgtgcgtgcgttGATGGACGCATGTGTAGGGCGCGGCCAgtggcgcgtgcgccaaagTGTTGCGCACCGCCTGGCCGACCTGCCGCTGTTGGACGGTGCCGaggcggtgcggcgcatggagacggcgcttggtgcacgcggcgtgcgtcaAGCGCAATTTCTCGACTGGTACAATGCGATGACGCGGCCGACCTTTGCAGAagcggtgccgctgctggaaaAGTATGCAGCGTTGCCGCCgtttgtgctgcagcgtgcactGACCAGGGTCAGTAGCGTTGCGGAAACTACAGATGCGGTGCGAattgctgcgcggcattgcgcggcaTACAGTGTTGATAACGCCACGCGTATGTACAGTAACTTGCTCGATACCTGTCTCCGCGAACAGCACGCATGGCacgtcgctgcgccgctcacaTCCCTAGTGCTCGATGCCGCCCATGCATGGCTCAACAAGAAATGGCATGCACGAccgcaagaggcgcagcagctcaTCCAGAAAATGGCGGCTATTCTGCTCGCCGGTGCCGACGACCGTGCGCGGAAGGCATTTGTGCGGGTGCTttccatggcgcgcgcacaccTGCCCGAAACAGCCGTATGGATTGAGGCGCAGGTGCTGCACCCGCGGCATGTGCGCCGGCGGGGCGAGCGGCGTGCAACCAGCTCGCTGCTGAACGTCGCCGTGATGCAAGCGCTCCTACACGATGCTTCTCCGCagcatgcacaagcgctcattgcgctcggcgtgcgtgtCGCTGCCACGCACCGggatccagcgcaagccAAGGCGTGGTTTGGCGCGCTAGCACACACCGCCGGAGCGCCCACCACAGCATTCCtccgcgcgctcgcacacTCGCACGACGGCGCAGATATCCAGCGTGCTTGGGCGCTCTTTGATACATACGCTGCCGCAGGTGCGCACCATGCAGCACCGCTCGCAGACTGGATGCTCATGCTGCGTGCTGCGGCAGGAGATGCGCGGATCtctgccgcgcacgccctTGCGCTggtccagctgcgcaccgaTGATACCCCTTTCGAGCAGATGCAAGCGATGGCTGCACAATGGCACGCCCCGCCAGACGTGCAAGAtcgcttgtgcagctcgctGGTTGCGCACACTGCCGTCCTGGACGGTTTCCTTGCGCGGAACAATGTGCCGATGGCGTACGCAGTGTGGGACGCCATGCTCCGCCGCAACATTGCTCCCGATACGGTGGCGCTCGTGTcgctgtgcaagctgcATTTTCGCGCgggctcgccgcgcgaagcgctcgaAGCGATCGTGCAGTGGTGCCAGCATGGACAGCAGCTTCCGACCAAAGAAACGGgagcgcttgtgcttgacaaggcgccgcaagcggcgcatggccgaCGACGGCGCGTAACACCAAGCACCTACCTTGCCAATACGATCCTCCAAGGTCTtttgcagcacggcgcgtaCCGCACCCTGTTCCATGTATGGCAGACGCTGGTGCCCGTCTTGCACGTCCGCCCCGACGTAGCCTCGCTCGATCTCTtgcttgccgctgcgatTGCGGCGGGCGCAGACCAGGAGCAGCCGTATGCATACATGGCCCGCGCCATGttccgccgtgcgctgtTTATACAGCACCCAGCACTGCAGACGATGTCTAGCATGCTCGATAGCCCCACACAAAACTGGCttctgcgcggcgagcagcagctgcggcgctgggagCGGTGGCTCGAGGACCGTTTCGCGCATTTCTTCACTCGCCAGCAAGGCATGCTGGAGACGGTTGAGCCCGTGCATGTAAGCTTTGATGCCCGCGTGATGCACCGCTATAGTATGCTCTTgcttgcgatgctgcaggggcgcggcgcgtcgagcgacttgccgcttgcggttgtgcgcgacgaacTGTTCCGCATTCCCCGCTGGATGCAAGCGCTTGAtttggcgccgcagcgtgaGACGCAGTGTTTGTGGTTCAGTGCACAGGACGCGATGCTCCCGCCTGGCGTCGCtatgcgccgcgaaaagACGCCGCTGTACACCGGCCTCGCCGCATGGCTCGGCGAAGAGGCACTGCCGAGTGCGGAGGAAATCGGCGCGTGGTACAGGGGGTGCGAAGGAGGATAG
- the GCD11 gene encoding eukaryotic translation initiation factor 2 subunit gamma (BUSCO:EOG09261TPN; COG:J; EggNog:ENOG503NXAR) — protein sequence MADVEAITDGVKELRVDASKLSPLSPEVIKNQATINIGTIGHVAHGKSTVVKAISGVQTVRFKNELVRNITIKLGYANAKIYKCPNPNHPRPSCYQSYPSDKEEHPMCPMHGCGHHLDLLRHVSFVDCPGHDILMATMLNGAAVMDAALLLVAGNEPCPQPQTSEHLAAVEIMKLQHIIILQNKVDLIREQAAGEHWKQITDFVKGTVADGAPIVPISAQLKYNIDAVNEYIVKNVPVPIRDFSATPRLIVIRSFDVNKPGAEIDELKGGVAGGSILSGVLRLGQEIEVRPGIVTKDAEGKIHCRPIYSRIVSLLAEHNELKFAVPGGLIGVGTKVDPTLCRADRLVGQVLGEVGKLPAIYTELEINYFLLRRLLGVKSDDKKQTKVQKLAKNEVLMVNIGSTSTGGRVMSVKADLAKIFLTSPACTEVGEKIALSRRIDKHWRLVGWGSVRRGTQLDVEARV from the exons ATGGCGGACGTGGAAGCGATCACGGACGGGGTAAAGGAGCTGCGCGTTG ACGCAAGCAAACTCTCTCCGCTGAGTCCCGAGGTAATCAAAAACCAGGCGACGATCAATATTG GTACGATTGggcatgtcgcgcacggaAAATCGACTGTAGTCAAGGCTATCTCTGGCGTGCAGACGGTGCGCTTCAAAAATGAGCTTGTGCGGAATATTACGATCAAGCTTGGGTACGCCAATGCGAAAATCTACAAGTGCCCGAACCCGAACCACCCACGGCCGTCTTGCTACCAAAGCTACCCGTCGGACAAGGAAGAGCACCCCATGTGCCCGATGCATGGCTGTGGTCACCATTTGGAtctgctgcgccatgtCTCGTTTGTGGACTGCCCGGGCCACGATATCCTGATGGCGACCATGCTGAACGGTGCTGCGGTGATGGACGCTGCACTGCTGCTTGTCGCGGGCAACGAGCCGTGCCCGCAGCCGCAGACCTCGGAGCATCTTGCCGCCGTGGAGATTATGAAACTGCAGCACATTATCATTTTGCAGAACAAGGTCGACTTGATCCGCGAGCAGGCCGCGGGCGAGCACTGGAAGCAAATCACCGACTTTGTCAAGGGCACGGTCGCCGACGGTGCGCCCATCGTCCCGATTTCTGCACAGCTCAAGTACAACATCGATGCAGTGAACGAGTACATTGTCAAGAACGTGCCGGTCCCGATTCGCGACTTtagcgcgacgccgcgcctgaTTGTCATTCGCTCCTTCGATGTGAACAAGCCGGGTGCAGAGATCGACGAGCTCAAGGGCGGTGTGGCCGGTGGCTCGATTCTGTCCGGTGTCCTGCGTCTCGGCCAGGAGATCGAGGTGCGGCCTGGTATCGTGACCAAGGATGCCGAGGGCAAGATCCACTGTCGTCCGATCTACTCGCGCATTGTGTCGCTGCTTGCAGAGCACAACGAGCTTAAGTTTGCTGTGCCGGGCGGTCTGATCGGTGTTGGGACCAAGGTTGACCCTACGCTCTGCCGTGCTGACCGCTTGGTCGGCCAGGTTCTCGGCGAGGTCGGCAAACTTCCCGCGATTTACACCGAGCTCGAGATCAACTACTTTTTGCTTCGCCGCTTGCTGGGTGTCAAGTCAGACGACAAGAAGCAGACAAAGGTACAGAAACTCGCAAAGAACGAAGTGCTCATGGTCAATATCGGGTCGACTTCCACCGGTGGGCGTGTCATGAGCGTCAAGGCGGATCTCGCCAAGATCTTCCTCACGTCGCCGGCATGCACAGAGGTCGGCGAGAAGATCGCACTGAGCCGACGAATCGACAAGCACTGGCGTCTTGTAGGCTGGGGCTCCGTACGCCGCGGTACGCAGCTCGATGTCGAGGCACGTGTATAG
- a CDS encoding nicotinamide-nucleotide adenylyltransferase (EggNog:ENOG503P66H; COG:S): MQRSCALREALDHFTSTQSRLQIVYATDPAWASRKPKHIAVLDASFNPPTHAHLALASMPLIPDDPHAAFDTHLLIFSVRNADKGSGRPGDATALQRLEMMELFAKQLERDVQRTTQKDACVAIALVNEPLVFSKSTLVRDYFGAAHSPFLYWLMGSDTITRVFQARYYGSEQALNEKCEQFFRVEQSTILCAQRSSESVHDGTQRAAHSDDDQARALAALLEKSGPCRYWYEHGAIQLRTLDTEIGRHSSTAVRRFLQYGAETHSTLSDMVPGGLAGYLVANSVYKP; encoded by the coding sequence ATGCAGCGGTCctgcgcactgcgcgaagCATTGGACCACTTTACCAGCACACAGTCTCGTCTGCAGATCGTGTATGCGACGGATCCTGCGTGGGCGAGCCGGAAGCCCAAGCATATCGCCGTGCTTGACGCATCCTTCAATCCCCCGACTCACGCCCATCTGGCACTTGCGAGCATGCCGCTCATTCCCGATGATCCACACGCTGCATTTGATACACACCTGCTGATATTCTctgtgcgcaatgcagacaAAGGCAGCGGCCGCCCTGGAGATGCGACTGCCTTGCAGCGTCTTGAAATGATGGAACTTTTTGCGAAACAGCTCGAACGggacgtgcagcgcacgacacAAAAAGATGCGTGCGTTGCGATTGCACTCGTCAACGAACCGCTTGTTTTCAGCAAGTCCACACTTGTGCGCGACTACtttggtgcagcgcatagCCCATTCCTCTACTGGCTCATGGGCAGCGACACCATCACGCGCGTTTTTCAAGCCCGGTATTACGGGTCCGAGCAGGCCCTCAACGAGAAATGCGAGCAATTTTTCCGCGTAGAACAGTCTACAATACTTTGTGCACAGCGCTCGTCGGAGTCGGTGCATGACGGCACAcaaagagcggcgcacagcgacgACGATCAGGCACgggcgctcgccgcgctgctggaaaaAAGCGGCCCTTGCCGGTACTGGTacgagcacggcgccatTCAGCTGCGCACACTGGACACAGAAATTGGGCGGCACAGCTCAACGGCCGTTCGCCGTTTTTTGCAGTACGGGGCCGAGACGCACAGCACACTGTCAGACATGGTTCCGGGGGGGCTCGCCGGGTACTTGGTAGCGAATTCCGTGTACAAACCATGA
- the ISY1 gene encoding NineTeen Complex (NTC) component (COG:A; EggNog:ENOG503NWY7; BUSCO:EOG09264IOS) encodes MALNESAQSVLHRFHDKQAADLGVGRRKNERPKLVSGVTNLRECEKWRGDVLRDIDRKVSRIQDFGLNDYEIRDLNDEINQLFREKNQWERQIVSLGGANYLGAAQWNMDEDGNEIPGMRGYKYFGRAKDLPGVRELFNRTAEQEEEIESYRTQKYRRFQHQSGAYFGNEDEQDGIMLAEEIASEELGWEKGWERVMAKMGIEDVPPPAIPRAEPVKLALAQDTPDNDALDAALPMLTALDAQELIAPKVAQREDIESFLLQAKKAALRSEYLAT; translated from the coding sequence ATGGCGCTGAATGAATCGGCACAGTCGGTGCTGCACCGCTTCCACGACAAGCAGGCCGCCGATCTGGGCGTCGGACGGAGGAAAAATGAGCGTCCCAAGCTGGTGTCCGGAGTGACTAATTTGCGCGAGTGCGAAAAATGGCGTGgcgatgtgctgcgcgacattGACCGCAAAGTAAGTCGGATCCAGGATTTTGGCCTGAACGACTATGAGATCCGCGACTTGAACGACGAGATTAACCAGCTCTTCCGCGAAAAGAACCAATGGGAGCGCCAGATTGTATCGCTGGGCGGCGCCAATTActtgggcgctgcgcagtggaATATGGACGAGGACGGAAATGAGATTCCTGGCATGCGCGGCTACAAGTACTTTGGGCGTGCAAAAGACCTTCCGGGTGTGCGTGAGCTATTTAACCGGACTGCGGAGCAGGAGGAAGAGATAGAGTCGTACCGCACGCAAAAGTACCGCCGTTTCCAGCACCAGAGCGGCGCCTATTTTGGGAACGAGGACGAGCAGGACGGAATCATGCTTGCGGAAGAGATTGCCTCAGAGGAGCTCGGTTGGGAGAAGGGCTGGGAACGTGTGATGGCCAAGATGGGGATCGAGGACGTACCACCGCCCGCGATCCCGCGTGCAGAGCCTGTGAAGCTGGCACTCGCGCAAGATACCCCCGACAACGACGCtctcgatgcggcgctgcctATGCTAACCGCCCTTGATGCCCAGGAGCTGATTGCACCCAaggttgcgcagcgcgaggacATTGAGTCGTTCCTTTTGCAGGCCAAGAAGGCTGCGCTCCGCTCCGAATATCTTGCTACATAG
- the RPL10A gene encoding 60S ribosomal protein L10A (BUSCO:EOG09264LBC; COG:J; EggNog:ENOG503NUHC) — protein MSKIQVSGVRGSVKEVIDYSNDKKRNFVETVELQIGLKNYDTQRDKRFSGTIKLPHIPRPRMSICILADAADVDRAKLINIEFMTVEDLKKLNKNKKLVKKLAKKYDAFLASEALIKQIPRLLGPGLSKAGKFPSPVSHGEDLEKKVVEVKSTIKFQLKKVLCLGVAVGHVMMPEEQLVQNIMLAVNFLVSLLKKNWQNIMSLHIKSTMGKVQRLY, from the coding sequence ATGTCCAAGATCCAAGTGTCAGGCGTGCGTGGCTCCGTGAAGGAGGTCATCGACTACTCGAACGACAAGAAGCGTAACTTTGTCGAGACTGTCGAACTTCAGATTGGTCTGAAGAACTACGACACTCAGCGTGACAAGCGTTTCAGCGGTACGATCAAGCTCCCGCACATTCCTCGTCCCCGTATGTCGATCTGCATtcttgccgacgctgccgacgTTGATCGTGCGAAGCTGATCAACATCGAGTTCATGACCGTTGAAGACTTGAAGAAGCTCAACAAGAACAAGAAGCTGGTCAAGAAGCTCGCCAAGAAGTACGATGCTTTCCTTGCTTCCGAGGCTTTGATTAAGCAGATCCCTCGTCTCTTGGGCCCCGGTCTTTCCAAGGCTGGCAAGTTCCCTTCGCCTGTCTCCCACGGCGAGGACCTCGAGAAGAAGGTTGTGGAGGTCAAGTCGACCATCAAGTTCCAGCTGAAGAAGGTCCTGTGTCTTGGTGTGGCTGTTGGCCACGTCATGATGCCTGAGGAGCAGCTTGTACAGAACATCATGCTTGCTGTCAACTTCCTCGTCTCCTTGCTGAAGAAGAACTGGCAGAACATCATGTCGCTGCACATCAAGTCCACCATGGGCAAGGTCCAGCGCCTCTACTAA
- the RPS11A gene encoding ribosomal 40S subunit protein S11A (EggNog:ENOG503NVGD; COG:J; BUSCO:EOG092653NM), which yields MSNIELGVQTEKAFQKQPLFLNRKATRQVTRERRWYKDVGLGFKTPNAAVNGTYIDKKCPWTGLVSIRGRILSGKVVSTKMTRTVVIRREYLHYVPKYNRYERRHKNLSVHVSPAFRVEIGDILVCGQCRPLSKTVRFNALKVIKNKSTERAKAFNRF from the exons ATGTCTAACATTGAGCTTGGTGTGCAAACGGAGAAGGCCTTCCAGAAGCAGCCCCTTTTCCTTAACCGCAAGGCTACCCGCCAAGTTACCCGCGAGCGCCGGTGGTACAAGGACGTCGGTCTCGGCTTCAAGACCCCCAACGCGGCTGTGAATGGTACTTACATCG ACAAGAAGTGCCCTTGGACTGGCCTTGTATCTATCCGTGGCCGTATTCTCAGCGGCAAGGTCGTTTCTACGAAAATGACCCGCACGGTGGTTATCCGCCGTGAGTACTTGCACTACGTGCCCAAGTACAACCGTTacgagcgccgccacaAGAACCTGTCTGTGCACGTCTCCCCTGCTTTCCGTGTGGAGATTGGTGACATCCTTGTGTGTG GCCAGTGCCGCCCTCTTTCCAAGACTGTGCGTTTCAACGCGCTCAAGGTTATCAAGAACAAGAGCACTGAGCGAGCCAAAGCGTTCAACCGCTTCTAA
- the RPS12 gene encoding 40S ribosomal protein S12 (COG:J; BUSCO:EOG09265CN0; EggNog:ENOG503P1R7), whose protein sequence is MSDIEETPQDIQVEETEVAPAAGGSMSIEDALQQVLKKALIHDGLARGLREVSKALDRRQAHLCVLCETVNEAEYLKLVEALCKQYDINLLKVSDPKTLGAWAGLAKIDREGNPRKVVGCSCVVVRDYGEDSEGLNVLLEYFKSQRA, encoded by the coding sequence ATGTCTGACATTGAAGAAACCCCCCAGGATATCCAAGTCGAGGAGACCGAGGTGGCTCCTGCTGCCGGCGGCAGCATGAGCATCGAGGATGCTCTCCAGCAGGTCTTGAAGAAGGCGCTTATCCACGATggtcttgcgcgcggcctgcGTGAAGTGTCGAAGGCGCTTGACCGCCGCCAGGCGCACCTCTGTGTGCTTTGCGAGACCGTCAACGAGGCTGAGTACCtcaagctcgtcgaggcgctctgCAAGCAGTACGACATCAACCTTCTCAAGGTGTCGGACCCCAAGACGCTCGGTGCTTGGGCTGGCCTTGCGAAGATCGATCGTGAGGGCAACCCCCGCAAGGTCGTCGGCTGCTCTTGCGttgtcgtgcgcgactATGGTGAGGACTCGGAGGGCCTCAACGTGCTCCTCGAGTACTTCAAGAGCCAGCGTGCCTAA
- a CDS encoding uncharacterized protein (COG:A; EggNog:ENOG503NXX8), translating into MAHAGPTPDPRCIVPPYRTKRTETPVYHSWIPTRLVDDCGLASEVPSSRASVASDMDGMSFSALDLSWDRCLQALKAPSPTSSPTPSSPHSGGTMSSRLEWSQTQNTAPLSSSFHADTPFQPFNFGLHKPLPLKSCMPQDQGGSARNNSWPRKAPSSVWNMDMMHRESHPSVVPRPFTPKPKLQSHRTKLVPATPTTPWAPQSDARTTIVVSNLAAHISEDDLRAHFENPPEWPDSHPIRQVCANVGQTAPLRPAPLAVLGVEMNSERSQALVYFQNTQDCERALVELQHTILTPRQKPWKPVRVQIAIAHTQPDRPAQRQATRVQEDKSRRAHAPKRRLADASRSAGRTREPLPEQEPERVPTTLTFMPPDESQEEVENAQQLSNALTAAHMTSALDPANTTVFVGSLFSMASEGTLYSLFAPFGQILSVNIPHGQDCGFVQFVRKEDAARAIAKLQRSPVAGGSLRLSWGRNIGEKAAARAATRAGLRWVEDAS; encoded by the coding sequence ATGGCACACGCGGGCCCAACACCCGACCCAAGATGTATTGTTCCGCCGTACCGCACCAAGCGCACGGAGACGCCAGTGTACCATTCCTGGATCCCAACCCGACTCGTGGACGACTGCGGCCTTGCTTCGGAAGTGCCATCTTCACGTGCCTCTGTCGCGTCCGACATGGATGGCATGTCCTTCTCGGCCCTTGATCTCAGCTGGGATCGCTGCCTGCAGGCACTAAAAGCACCGAGCCCCACTTCGAGCCCCACACCGAGCTCCCCGCATAGCGGGGGCACGATGAGTTCGAGACTCGAATGGTCTCAGACGCAGAACACGGCACCGCTCAGCTCGTCCTTCCACGCGGATACGCCGTTCCAGCCGTTCAACTTTGGCCTGCACAAGCCACTGCCTCTCAAGAGCTGCATGCCACAAGACCAGGGCGGGTCGGCGCGGAACAACAGCTGGCCACGCAAGGCACCTTCCTCGGTGTGGAACATGGACATGATGCACCGCGAAAGCCATCCCAGTGTCGTGCCGCGCCCCTTTACGCCAAAGCCAAAGCTGCAGAGCCACCGCACCAAGCTCGTGCCGGCTACACCTACCACGCCGTGGGCTCCCCAGTCGGACGCGCGCACCACGATCGTCGTCTCGAaccttgcagcgcacatCAGCGAAGACGACCTGCGCGCCCATTTTGAGAACCCGCCCGAGTGGCCCGATTCCCATCCGATCCGCCAAGTATGCGCCAATGTAGGCCAGACAGCTccgctgcgcccagcgcccCTCGCCGTGCTGGGCGTGGAGATGAATTCGGAGCGCTCGCAGGCGCTCGTATACTTCCAAAACACGCAGGATtgcgagcgtgcgctggtCGAGCTACAGCACACGATCCTGACGCCCCGTCAGAAACCATGGAAGccggtgcgtgtgcagatcgccatcgcgcacacACAGCCCGACCGtcctgcgcagcggcaagcgacgcgcgtgcaagaaGACAAgagccgccgcgctcatGCGCCAAAGCGGCGGCTTGCTGATGcaagccgcagcgccggacGCACACGCGAGCCGCTGCCGGAGCAGGAACCGGAGCGTGTTCCCACCACGCTGACATTCATGCCCCCCGACGAGTCGCAAGAGGAGGTGGAgaatgcgcagcagcttTCCAACGCGCTCACGGCCGCACACATGACGAGCGCGCTCGACCCCGCAAACACCACCGTGTTTGTCGGCAGCCTCTTTTCCATGGCGTCCGAGGGAACACTCTACTCGCTTTTTGCGCCCTTTGGGCAGATCCTCTCGGTGAATATCCCGCACGGCCAGGACTGTGGATTCGTGCAGTTTGTACGCAAAgaagacgcggcgcgtgcgattgccaagctgcagcgctcgcccGTTGCCGGCGGCTCGTTGCGTCTTAGCTGGGGGCGCAATATCGGCGAaaaagcagcagcacgtGCAGCGACCCGCGCCGGGCTCCGCTGGGTGGAGGATGCATCGTAG